The Ipomoea triloba cultivar NCNSP0323 chromosome 13, ASM357664v1 genomic interval TTCTATAAAATCACAagtaatttttccaaaaaaaaataaaaataaaacaacaagTAGTCAATATATGTTATAAACtattatatcaaattaaaattcattttgGATGATTCTTTATGGGGTGCTTGATTGATTAGTTGCTTCCTACTCAGATGCAATAATTCaatgaaggactaaaattgcatttttccaaaaaaaaaaaaaaaaacttgtctTTCTCCTATACTCTGCTCTGCAAAAATTCCTCTCTCATTTCTTCTCATCTCCACAATTTCAAGTTTCTCCCCTCTCTGCAAAGTCTTCCATCACTGGCTATGGCGGCTTTTGGTGCTGTAACCATTTTAATGGACACACTCCATCTACACTTCCTCCAACCCACACCCCTTTTCCCTCTTCGCAACAAAACAAAGGTCAAATTACTTTACAAAAATCTGTCTTCTTTGCGAACCTCTCTTGAACATGATTTCAAAGTGGGAGCGTGCGATGAAGCAGTGAAAGCATTGGAAGCACAAATGAGAGATGTCTCAGTTGAACTAAGGTTCCAAATAGAACACGAATTGAGATTGTTTTACCTGGGGAAATCCATGAAGCTTAGACTTCACTCTGCTCAAAAGCTTCTTCCCATCTTGAGTGGAGCAATTAAAGGCGGCATAGAAAGTATGGATTTCAATTCTGTGATGGAGATCCTAAGGAAGCACTTCACGCTGCCGGTATCAGGCATGCCGCCTCATATATACAAAAGGGTCAAATCTTTTTGCAGGCAGCATCAACGCTTTCTCTATGGAAAACAATATGAAGAAAAGAGTGAGGATGATGAGCAAGATAGTGATGATGACGAGGAATGCCGGCTCGTAATGAGGTACTTCATAGGGCCCGTATGGCGCGTGTCGtctcaaataaagaaaaaggtgAAATCTTGTTTCAGACGGGAAAGGAAAATCGACAGAAGGAGGTATATGTTGTTGTACAAAGCAGAAAGTGTAATCAGACAAGAAGTGAGAGCCTCTTATCTCAATAAGTACATGAAACAACGGATACAGGCTACACAAAGGATTCGTCAACTCTTCATCCAAGGAATTAGCCTCACATCTTACATCAAGAAAGACATGTTGAAGGTTAAGAATGCATACCACCAATCCAACAACTCACAAAACAACAATCCTGCTTCTCTTAGAGGGCTGGAACCCGATAACATTATGGTTGTTGATTCAAAGTCTACAATCAAAATGGTGGGCTGCGATGATGTCTTCAACACCATAAAGGACAACCTGTGGCAGCAATCCTCAAAACTAGAAATTATCTCAATTGTGGGAATGGGTGGTATCGGTAAAACCACCTTAGCAAGAAAGATTTATGAAGATGCTTCAATCATTTCTTACTTCGATTGTCAAGCTTGGGTTACTATCTCACAGGATTATAATCCAACACAAGTGTTCCAATGCCTGCTTCATTCTCTTGCCCCTGCAGGGGCCAGTCACAACAATGGAGCTAGCAACTACGAATTGGCTCGTGAGCAAGTATACAAGCTTCTAATACACCGAAGGTATTTGATCGTAGTAGATGATATTTGGAGTACAGATGTCTGGGATGATTTAAAGAGATGTTTTGAGGATGACAATAGTGGAAGTCGAATATTGTTGACCACTCGGCAAAAAAATGTGGCCGAGTATGCTGATTCAGGTAATCATTTTTGCCATACCTTACCTTTTTTGGATTCAAATGAAAGTTGGGATCTTTTTCAGAGCAAGGTGTGTAAGAGATTGTCCCCTGAATTTGATAAAATTGGTAGAGAGATAGTAGACAAGTGCAAAGGATTACCTCTTGCAATTATTGTGGCTGCTGGACTCCTCTCAAACTCCAACCAAACCTTTATTCATGAATGGGAGCATATTGCAAAATGTGTCCCTGCTTTGAGTTTAGATCAACAGGGTGAGAACATCATTGATTTGAGTTACACCTTCTTGCCTCATCACCTTAAACTTTGTTTTTTGTCATTTGGGTGTTTTCCAGAAGACGATCAGATTGTTGAAAGTACAATCGTTGATTTTTGGGTTTCAGAGGGATTTCTAAAGGTTTTGAGGTCTGAGAGCATGGAAGATGTGGCAAGGAAAAATTTACAAGATCTTGTGGATAGAAATCTTGTTCTAAGTTGTGGAGATGGAGATAATATAGAATTCTATCAAATGCATGATGTGTTGCGTGAATTGGCTTTGAGAGAAGCCCAAAAAGAAAATCTTTTATGTTCCAAGAAGGGTTATGAAATAAGTTTGAGGTGGAAGAGAAATGAATCAATAAAGTCTTCCCATATATCTCAACCATGGAGTATCCAATCAAGAATTTGCAGT includes:
- the LOC116002149 gene encoding putative disease resistance RPP13-like protein 3, yielding MAAFGAVTILMDTLHLHFLQPTPLFPLRNKTKVKLLYKNLSSLRTSLEHDFKVGACDEAVKALEAQMRDVSVELRFQIEHELRLFYLGKSMKLRLHSAQKLLPILSGAIKGGIESMDFNSVMEILRKHFTLPVSGMPPHIYKRVKSFCRQHQRFLYGKQYEEKSEDDEQDSDDDEECRLVMRYFIGPVWRVSSQIKKKVKSCFRRERKIDRRRYMLLYKAESVIRQEVRASYLNKYMKQRIQATQRIRQLFIQGISLTSYIKKDMLKVKNAYHQSNNSQNNNPASLRGLEPDNIMVVDSKSTIKMVGCDDVFNTIKDNLWQQSSKLEIISIVGMGGIGKTTLARKIYEDASIISYFDCQAWVTISQDYNPTQVFQCLLHSLAPAGASHNNGASNYELAREQVYKLLIHRRYLIVVDDIWSTDVWDDLKRCFEDDNSGSRILLTTRQKNVAEYADSGNHFCHTLPFLDSNESWDLFQSKVCKRLSPEFDKIGREIVDKCKGLPLAIIVAAGLLSNSNQTFIHEWEHIAKCVPALSLDQQGENIIDLSYTFLPHHLKLCFLSFGCFPEDDQIVESTIVDFWVSEGFLKVLRSESMEDVARKNLQDLVDRNLVLSCGDGDNIEFYQMHDVLRELALREAQKENLLCSKKGYEISLRWKRNESIKSSHISQPWSIQSRICSYNSVTPNTSSLIDNGYSTSRWVGVHAHFKFLRVLNLSLWTRDINVHNIFLEIVGLVHLRLLSIPCWLNIHCLSLFMLRNLQDLRVYEYSSCEPLDIWGLPQLKHISNSAGYTLVPPRSVHHNLESIRSLDYRSCTKELFLRIPNLRTLQVTTNHEIKFKAPNWFESLVYLYKVEVLVVNADLGEFSTIYSMRILSLENFLPNLKRLDLSNTNLKWEDMDVVGRLSKLEDLRLWLYVVKDRKWEPKDGGFGRLRFLEIHSSPLQYWEATSNHFPILEKLVLGDIKLKEIPSDFVEITTLKSIMLYECSKSLISSAKRIQKEQQEYGNDTFVVDFRW